The following are from one region of the Nitrospirota bacterium genome:
- the fusA gene encoding elongation factor G, with protein sequence MSERFSLEKTRNIGIMAHIDAGKTTTTERILYYTGVTYKIGEVHDGTAVMDWMPQEQERGITITSAATTCYWKDNKINIIDTPGHVDFTIEVERSLRVLDGAVILLDSVSGVEPQTETVWRQAERYEVPRIAFLNKMDRMGSDFYMSVDSMVEKLGANPVPLQIPMGSEENFRGPVDLVRMKAYYFDDEALGSSYVEDEIPTELMELALKYREKLLESVSELDDAIMEKYLNGKEITEPEINEAIRKGVAARLITPVLCGAAFKNKGVQMLLDGIIKYLPSPLDVEAIKGINPDDNSEAIRTASYDEPFAALAFKIMTDPYVGQLSFIRVYSGVLASGSYVYNSTKAKKERISRLLRIHANKREEIDEISAGDIAAIVGLKNTLTGDTLCFEKSPVILESMKFPEPVISVAIEPKTKDDRDKLFQSLGKLTQEDPSFKMSYNEETGQTLISGMGELHLEIITDRLIREFKVGANVGKPQVAYREAIKDSADAEGKYIRQTGGRGQYGHVKIRIEPLERGKGFEFENKIIGGSVPREYISAVEAGMREAINVGVVAGYPLVDVKATLYDGSYHEVDSSEMAFKIAGSMALKEAVSRAKPVLLEPIMSVEVVTPEDYMGDVIGDLNSRRGKIHQINKRGKTQVIEAHVPLSEMFGYATDLRSNSQGRASYTMQLALYEELPKSVAEEVIKKIKGL encoded by the coding sequence ATGTCTGAACGATTTTCACTTGAAAAAACCCGCAATATCGGCATTATGGCTCATATTGACGCAGGTAAAACAACGACTACGGAGAGAATTCTCTACTACACCGGAGTTACTTATAAAATAGGAGAAGTTCACGACGGCACTGCCGTGATGGACTGGATGCCTCAGGAGCAGGAACGCGGAATAACGATAACCTCTGCGGCAACTACCTGTTATTGGAAAGATAACAAGATTAATATAATAGATACACCCGGGCATGTGGATTTCACCATAGAGGTGGAAAGATCCCTTCGGGTTCTTGACGGGGCAGTAATACTGCTTGACTCCGTATCGGGGGTGGAGCCTCAAACAGAGACAGTGTGGAGGCAGGCTGAGCGGTATGAAGTCCCAAGAATAGCGTTTCTTAATAAGATGGACAGAATGGGATCAGATTTTTACATGTCTGTGGATTCTATGGTGGAAAAGTTGGGGGCAAATCCGGTTCCTTTACAGATTCCTATGGGCTCAGAGGAAAACTTCAGAGGGCCGGTTGATCTGGTTAGAATGAAGGCCTATTACTTTGATGACGAGGCACTGGGGTCAAGCTACGTAGAGGATGAGATCCCAACCGAGTTAATGGAATTAGCCCTTAAGTACAGAGAAAAACTCCTTGAGTCTGTTTCCGAGCTTGATGATGCAATAATGGAAAAATATTTAAACGGGAAAGAGATAACGGAGCCGGAGATAAATGAGGCAATAAGAAAAGGTGTGGCAGCCAGACTGATAACTCCTGTACTGTGCGGAGCGGCATTTAAAAACAAAGGTGTACAGATGCTCCTTGACGGTATAATAAAGTACCTGCCATCGCCGCTTGACGTTGAAGCCATTAAAGGGATAAATCCCGATGACAATAGCGAGGCCATCCGCACGGCTTCTTATGATGAGCCTTTTGCTGCGCTTGCTTTTAAAATAATGACTGACCCATATGTTGGGCAGTTATCCTTTATAAGGGTTTACTCAGGAGTTTTGGCAAGTGGTTCTTACGTGTATAATTCCACAAAGGCAAAAAAGGAAAGAATCAGCAGGCTATTAAGAATACACGCTAATAAGCGCGAAGAGATAGATGAGATAAGTGCCGGTGATATAGCGGCCATAGTAGGGCTTAAAAATACACTTACCGGCGACACTCTTTGCTTTGAGAAGAGTCCGGTCATACTTGAGTCTATGAAGTTTCCGGAGCCTGTTATCTCGGTAGCGATAGAGCCTAAAACTAAAGACGACAGGGATAAGCTGTTTCAGTCGCTGGGAAAACTTACACAAGAAGACCCATCTTTTAAGATGTCATATAACGAGGAAACCGGACAGACTCTTATATCCGGTATGGGCGAGCTACATCTTGAGATAATCACAGACCGCCTGATCAGAGAGTTTAAGGTTGGCGCAAATGTTGGAAAACCACAGGTAGCATACAGAGAAGCCATAAAGGACAGTGCCGATGCCGAGGGTAAGTACATCAGGCAAACCGGGGGCAGGGGTCAGTATGGCCACGTAAAGATAAGGATAGAACCTCTTGAGAGAGGTAAAGGGTTTGAGTTTGAAAATAAGATAATCGGCGGATCAGTGCCGAGAGAATATATATCAGCAGTAGAGGCAGGCATGAGGGAGGCCATCAATGTTGGTGTTGTGGCCGGATATCCCCTTGTGGATGTAAAAGCCACTCTGTATGACGGATCCTACCATGAGGTGGACTCATCAGAGATGGCCTTCAAAATTGCAGGCTCAATGGCTTTAAAGGAGGCTGTTTCCAGGGCAAAACCTGTGCTTCTTGAGCCTATAATGAGTGTCGAGGTAGTGACCCCTGAGGATTACATGGGGGATGTCATAGGAGACCTCAATTCACGGCGAGGAAAGATACATCAGATAAATAAAAGAGGTAAGACTCAGGTCATTGAGGCTCATGTGCCTCTGTCAGAGATGTTTGGTTATGCAACTGATTTAAGGTCAAATAGTCAGGGTAGGGCAAGCTATACAATGCAGCTTGCGTTATACGAGGAGCTCCCTAAAAGTGTAGCTGAAGAGGTAATAAAAAAAATTAAGGGGCTTTAA
- a CDS encoding 30S ribosomal protein S12, with product MPTISQLVRKGREQVIKKTKSPALEECPQRRGVCVRVYTTTPKKPNSALRKVARVRLTNGFEVTAYIPGVGHNLQEHSIVLIRGGRVKDLPGVRYHIIRGTLDTTGVADRRRGRSKYGAKKPK from the coding sequence TTGCCGACTATATCGCAGTTAGTCAGGAAAGGTAGAGAGCAGGTCATAAAGAAGACCAAGAGTCCAGCTTTAGAGGAGTGTCCTCAGAGAAGGGGAGTGTGCGTGAGAGTTTATACTACTACGCCCAAGAAACCGAACTCGGCATTGAGAAAAGTTGCCAGAGTGCGATTGACAAACGGCTTTGAAGTAACAGCCTATATACCTGGGGTTGGCCACAACCTGCAGGAGCACTCGATTGTGTTGATTAGGGGAGGACGTGTAAAGGACCTTCCAGGTGTGCGGTACCATATAATAAGAGGAACACTTGATACTACCGGTGTTGCCGACAGAAGACGAGGGCGCTCTAAGTACGGAGCCAAAAAGCCTAAATAA
- the rpsG gene encoding 30S ribosomal protein S7, giving the protein MPRRRVAEKKEILPDPLYNSKLVGKFINILVEDGKKAIAERICYGAFDVIKTKTNEDPLKVFKTSIENVKPLIEVKPRRVGGATYQVPVEIRPQRRLALAFRWIINYARGRNEKTMTDRLAGELVDAFNSVGSSIKKKEDTHKMAEANKAFAHYRW; this is encoded by the coding sequence ATGCCAAGAAGAAGAGTAGCTGAGAAAAAAGAAATATTGCCCGACCCCTTATATAATAGCAAGCTGGTCGGAAAGTTTATTAACATACTGGTTGAGGATGGCAAGAAGGCGATAGCTGAGAGAATCTGTTATGGTGCTTTTGATGTCATTAAAACCAAAACAAACGAGGATCCTCTGAAGGTGTTTAAAACCTCTATAGAGAATGTTAAACCTCTTATAGAAGTAAAACCCCGCAGGGTTGGTGGGGCGACATATCAGGTGCCTGTAGAAATAAGGCCCCAGAGAAGGCTCGCTCTTGCCTTCAGGTGGATAATTAATTATGCCCGAGGCCGTAATGAAAAAACGATGACCGACCGGCTTGCAGGCGAACTTGTTGATGCTTTCAACAGTGTTGGAAGTTCTATAAAGAAAAAAGAAGATACTCATAAAATGGCAGAAGCTAATAAAGCCTTTGCTCACTACAGATGGTAA